The following are encoded together in the Streptomyces rapamycinicus NRRL 5491 genome:
- a CDS encoding polysaccharide deacetylase family protein — MMIKTGFPRCLVLVGAAAVLTACGSLAAAPEPHTGSRHGAPMPPASLAARLDDPPSAASRPPSGREPEQRPPESSGPGYEGYEGDEGYEGDDGGAEGGRAQDGRAQAVSPSGDAPASAPPAGPPGSALTGASDAYRRWGLDRPLARPPAPPDVKPALGRSGPQQWGLPPIVRRVPTDRRVVFVTIDDGIEKDPRFVEQARELGLPFTGFLTDNVIGTHYDYFDQLRLLGNPMENHTLTHPSLAGMAYDDQVREICGQRDILWHRFGQQPKLFRPPFGEYDDTTLRAASFCGVRTVVLWRAEMETHGLAYRSGDHLLPGDIVLAHFRGPEQLEGQSMTEWITGLVRAIQAQGFTIGRLEDYV; from the coding sequence ATGATGATCAAGACTGGTTTTCCTCGCTGTCTGGTTCTCGTCGGCGCGGCGGCCGTGCTCACGGCCTGCGGATCCCTCGCCGCCGCCCCCGAGCCGCACACCGGCTCCCGCCACGGCGCTCCCATGCCACCGGCCTCCCTCGCCGCCCGGCTGGACGACCCGCCCTCGGCGGCGTCGCGGCCGCCGTCCGGACGGGAGCCGGAGCAGCGGCCACCGGAGTCGTCCGGGCCGGGGTACGAGGGTTACGAGGGAGACGAGGGTTACGAGGGTGACGACGGAGGGGCCGAGGGCGGCCGGGCCCAGGACGGCCGGGCCCAGGCCGTGTCGCCCTCCGGCGACGCCCCGGCGTCCGCCCCGCCCGCCGGGCCGCCCGGCTCGGCCCTGACGGGCGCGTCCGACGCCTACCGCCGCTGGGGGCTGGACCGGCCGCTGGCGCGGCCCCCGGCCCCGCCCGACGTCAAGCCCGCGCTCGGGCGGTCGGGGCCGCAGCAGTGGGGGCTGCCGCCGATCGTGCGGCGGGTGCCGACCGATCGGCGGGTGGTCTTCGTGACGATCGACGACGGGATCGAGAAGGACCCGCGCTTCGTGGAGCAGGCCCGCGAGCTCGGGCTGCCGTTCACCGGGTTCCTGACGGACAACGTGATCGGGACCCACTACGACTACTTCGACCAGTTGCGCCTGCTCGGCAACCCCATGGAGAACCACACCCTGACCCATCCCAGCCTGGCCGGTATGGCCTACGACGACCAGGTGCGGGAGATCTGCGGCCAGCGCGACATCCTGTGGCACCGCTTCGGTCAACAGCCGAAGCTCTTCCGTCCCCCTTTCGGGGAGTACGACGACACGACCCTGCGGGCGGCGTCCTTCTGCGGGGTGCGGACGGTGGTGCTGTGGCGCGCCGAGATGGAGACCCACGGGCTGGCCTACCGCTCCGGCGATCATCTGCTGCCGGGGGACATCGTGCTCGCGCACTTCCGGGGGCCGGAGCAGCTCGAGGGCCAGTCGATGACCGAGTGGATCACGGGGCTGGTGCGGGCGATCCAGGCCCAGGGCTTCACGATCGGACGGCTGGAGGACTACGTATGA
- the groES gene encoding co-chaperone GroES, with translation MTTTSSKVAIKPLEDRIVVQPLDAEQTTASGLVIPDTAKEKPQEGVVLAVGPGRFEDGKRLPLDVSVGDVVLYSKYGGTEVKYSGEEYLVLSARDVLAIVEK, from the coding sequence GTGACGACCACCAGCTCCAAGGTTGCCATCAAGCCGCTCGAGGACCGCATTGTGGTCCAGCCGCTCGACGCCGAGCAGACCACGGCTTCGGGCCTGGTCATTCCGGACACCGCCAAGGAAAAGCCCCAGGAGGGCGTCGTCCTGGCCGTGGGCCCGGGCCGCTTCGAGGACGGCAAGCGCCTTCCGCTCGACGTCTCCGTCGGTGACGTCGTGCTCTACAGCAAGTACGGCGGCACCGAGGTGAAGTACAGCGGCGAGGAGTACCTCGTCCTCTCGGCTCGCGACGTTCTCGCGATCGTCGAGAAGTAA